Proteins from a genomic interval of Phalacrocorax aristotelis chromosome 3, bGulAri2.1, whole genome shotgun sequence:
- the NENF gene encoding neudesin encodes MAGGAAGLLPLAALLGFLPAAAQRQLRFRPPAEAPVRLFTEPELARYDGQQEGQPIYLAVKGVVFDVTSGKEFYGKGAPYNALAGKDSTRGVAKMSLDPADLTHDTEGLTEEELKSLEDIFNNVYKAKYPIVGYTSRRILNEDGSPNLDFKPEDQPHFNIKDEF; translated from the exons AtggcgggcggcgcggcggggctgctGCCGCTGGCCGCCCTGCTCGGCTTCCTGCCGGCCGCGGCCCAGCGGCAGCTGCGCTTCAGGCCGCCGGCCGAGGCCCCCGTCCGGCTCTTCACCGAGCCCGAGCTGGCCAGATACGACGGGCAGCAG GAAGGACAGCCTATTTACCTGGCGGTGAAGGGAGTAGTGTTTGATGTCACTTCTGGAAAAG AGTTTTATGGAAAAGGAGCCCCATACAATGCTTTGGCTGGAAAAGACTCAACAAGAGGAGTTGCAAAGATGTCTCTGGATCCAGCAGATCTTACACATGACACA GAAGGACTCACAGAAGAAGAACTCAAGTCCCTGGAAGATATCTTCAATAACGTTTATAAGGCCAAATATCCAATTGTTGGCTATACTTCTCGACGAATTCTGAATGAGGATGGCAGCCCCAATCTAGACTTTAAACCTGAAGATCAGCCACATTTCAACATTAAAGATGAGTTTTGA